One genomic segment of Theobroma cacao cultivar B97-61/B2 chromosome 6, Criollo_cocoa_genome_V2, whole genome shotgun sequence includes these proteins:
- the LOC18595646 gene encoding uncharacterized protein YacP gives MRKETELISYWVIYGLPLEMRSITLPHCCYSSANCKRTTVILMGKSNKSPSPPPDKGPESAAPRITSNVKQNLQFLKLWKEYQKRKSSAPKPATSYRRKKMQKEDLSDDTELYRDPTTTLYYTNQGLDDAVPVLLVDGYNVCGYWMKLKKHFMKGRLDIARQKLIDELVNFSMLREVKVVVVFDAMMSGLPTHKENFSGVDVVYSGESCADAWIEKEVVALKEDGCPKVWVVTSDHCQQQAAYGAGAFIWSSKALVSEINASQKEFERMLQEQRSSSFQGKLLKHNLNSEVVDALKDLRRQLSENESK, from the exons ATGAGAAAGGAAACGGAGCTAATCAGCTACTGGGTCATTTATGGTCTCCCTTTGGAGATGAGAAGCATCACGCTACCACATTGTTGCTACTCCTCCGCAAACTGTAAGCGCACGACTGTCATCCTCATGGGCAAAAGCAATAAGTCCCCTTCTCCTCCTCCGGATAAG GGTCCTGAATCAGCTGCTCCAAGAATCACATCCAATGTCAAGCAGAACTTGCAGTTTTTAAAGTTGTGGAAG GAATATCAAAAGAGGAAATCTAGTGCACCTAAGCCTGCTACTAGTTACAGGAGAAAGAAGATGCAAAAGGAGGACCTTTCAGATGATACAGAACTTTATCGTGATCCTACAACAACTCTTTATTA TACCAACCAGGGTTTAGATGATGCAGTCCCTGTCTTGCTCGTTGATGGTTACAATGTATGTGGCTATTGGATGAAGCTGAAGAAGCATTTTATGAAAGGAAGGCTTGACATTGCACGCCAAAAACTAATAGATGAGCTTGTAAATTTTAGTATGCTAAGAG AGGTTAAAGTTGTTGTTGTGTTTGATGCCATGATGTCTGGACTTCCTACACACAAGGAAAATTTTTCTGG TGTTGATGTAGTTTACTCAGGAGAATCTTGTGCTGATGCATGGATTGAAAAGGAG GTTGTAGCCCTGAAGGAGGATGGATGCCCCAAAGTTTGGGTTGTGACTTCTGATCATTGTCAGCAGCAAGCGGCATATGGAGCG GGAGCCTTTATTTGGAGCTCCAAGGCATTGGTTTCTGAG ATTAATGCTTCACAGAAGGAGTTTGAGAGGATGCTTCAAGAACAAAG ATCTAGTTCATTTCAAGGTAAATTGTTAAAGCACAATCTCAATTCTGAAGTTGTTGATGCTCTTAAGGATCTAAGAAGACAGCTTTCTGAAAATGAGTCCAAATAA